A single window of Thiomicrorhabdus immobilis DNA harbors:
- a CDS encoding histidine phosphatase family protein produces MLRFWILAFGLLVFQSAVKADGAQEAEFWQALQTGGKVLLMRHAEIDRSFGDSFLLDESCFSEKNLNEIGRNQAKSVNQAFKMHGIKIDKVLASPHCRTKETAELAFGRYQVEPLLRLTKALTVEKANDNLQKLRLMIGEYRGQGNLILVTHRPNIGELALIRVEPAEMLVLQPLGDGLFDVIARLKLQ; encoded by the coding sequence ATGTTACGTTTTTGGATATTGGCTTTCGGTCTATTGGTTTTTCAATCGGCGGTAAAGGCGGACGGTGCTCAGGAGGCAGAATTTTGGCAAGCACTGCAGACTGGCGGCAAAGTGCTGTTAATGCGTCATGCTGAAATCGACCGTTCTTTTGGGGATTCTTTTCTATTGGATGAGAGCTGTTTCAGCGAAAAGAATCTAAATGAAATCGGGCGTAATCAGGCTAAATCGGTCAATCAAGCGTTTAAAATGCATGGTATTAAAATCGATAAAGTATTGGCCAGCCCGCACTGTCGAACCAAAGAAACCGCAGAGTTGGCTTTTGGTCGGTACCAAGTTGAACCTTTACTGCGTTTAACCAAAGCTTTAACCGTTGAAAAAGCGAATGACAATCTACAAAAATTGCGTTTGATGATTGGTGAATATCGAGGTCAAGGCAATTTAATCCTGGTGACGCATCGTCCTAATATCGGTGAATTGGCGCTGATTCGTGTCGAACCTGCCGAAATGCTGGTGTTACAACCGTTGGGAGATGGTTTGTTCGATGTTATCGCGCGTTTAAAGCTTCAATAA